A section of the Arcobacter roscoffensis genome encodes:
- a CDS encoding TPR end-of-group domain-containing protein, whose protein sequence is MGQENIIKINQNNLVRILKDNHKNKSDTRFVFLLGAGASVQSEIPSASKLAKEWIEEIKEDLKEEFESWKKENKIDEKNPASKYTEIFRKRFEYNPQNGYETLQKIMENKQPSIGYTILSQILENTNHNFVITTNFDSLIEDALFLFTSKRPLVCGHESLANFVQLNSTRPTIIKAHRDILLDPYNSPDNTCELEQPLEQALKPILANSPLIIIGYGGNDKSIMNFLKNSTRKEIYWCLKNTENIPQNIKEVLKGNDKIVKIEGFDELMVSLQKNVYSFESIESLSKDDDSESLIVKNAYKKVKIYKQQLSKFMEEVKESTSEEFKENAKSILPSWWDYELKAQKEKDINKKLDIYKEAEIAYPRSFELQENWGNMLANLAKKTNDKDLFNEALKKYERASILNSKESHIYYNWGVTLTDLARIDNNEKLYKKALEKYKSASILNPKDESIFNNWGVVLIDLAKINNDKNLFSQAFEKYEKAIELGGGKYNLACLYSVKDEIDKALDILDKSLKDDEITKDFVLEDEDWAHLLDDENFQKIISKYK, encoded by the coding sequence ATGGGTCAAGAAAATATAATTAAAATCAATCAAAACAACCTAGTAAGAATACTAAAAGATAATCATAAAAATAAAAGCGATACTAGGTTTGTTTTTCTTTTAGGTGCAGGTGCTTCTGTACAAAGTGAAATACCATCTGCATCAAAACTTGCGAAAGAGTGGATTGAAGAAATAAAAGAAGATTTGAAAGAAGAGTTTGAATCATGGAAAAAAGAAAATAAAATTGATGAAAAAAACCCTGCTTCTAAATATACAGAGATTTTTAGAAAAAGATTTGAATATAACCCTCAAAATGGCTATGAAACACTTCAAAAGATAATGGAAAATAAACAACCAAGTATTGGATACACTATTCTTTCTCAAATTTTAGAAAATACAAACCATAACTTTGTAATAACAACAAACTTTGACTCATTGATTGAAGATGCTCTTTTCTTATTTACATCAAAAAGACCTTTAGTATGTGGACATGAATCTCTTGCTAACTTTGTACAGTTAAATTCTACTAGACCTACAATTATAAAAGCCCATAGAGATATTCTTTTGGATCCATATAATAGTCCAGATAATACCTGTGAACTTGAACAACCACTAGAACAGGCACTAAAACCTATACTTGCTAATTCACCTTTAATAATCATAGGTTATGGAGGAAATGATAAAAGTATTATGAATTTTCTAAAAAACTCTACAAGAAAGGAAATTTACTGGTGTTTAAAAAATACTGAAAATATTCCTCAAAATATAAAAGAAGTTTTAAAAGGAAATGATAAAATAGTAAAAATAGAAGGCTTTGATGAGCTGATGGTTTCTTTGCAAAAAAATGTCTACAGTTTTGAATCAATAGAATCCTTGTCTAAAGATGATGATTCAGAATCTCTTATTGTAAAAAATGCTTACAAAAAAGTAAAAATCTATAAACAGCAATTATCTAAATTTATGGAAGAAGTAAAAGAATCTACTTCAGAAGAATTTAAAGAAAATGCTAAATCAATACTGCCTAGTTGGTGGGATTATGAATTAAAAGCACAAAAAGAAAAAGACATAAATAAAAAACTTGATATTTATAAAGAAGCAGAAATTGCATATCCTAGAAGTTTTGAACTTCAAGAAAACTGGGGAAATATGTTAGCTAATTTAGCAAAAAAAACAAATGATAAAGACTTATTTAATGAAGCTTTAAAAAAGTATGAACGCGCTTCCATTTTAAATTCAAAAGAAAGTCATATCTATTATAACTGGGGAGTCACATTAACTGATTTAGCAAGAATAGACAATAATGAAAAATTATATAAAAAGGCTTTAGAAAAATATAAATCTGCTTCAATTTTAAATCCTAAAGATGAATCTATCTTTAATAATTGGGGAGTTGTATTAATTGACTTAGCAAAAATAAACAACGATAAAAATTTATTTAGTCAAGCCTTTGAAAAATATGAAAAAGCAATAGAATTAGGTGGAGGAAAATATAATTTAGCATGTCTATATTCTGTAAAAGATGAAATAGATAAAGCCTTAGATATTTTAGATAAATCATTAAAAGATGATGAAATCACAAAGGATTTTGTTTTAGAAGATGAAGACTGGGCTCATTTACTTGATGATGAAAACTTTCAAAAAATAATTAGTAAATATAAATAA